DNA sequence from the Brachybacterium avium genome:
CCCCTGGTGGGCCCCTCGCCCGCCTGCTGGGGCGCCCCGCCGGGGCGGCCCGTTCCGTCAGTGTTCGTCAGCGGTCGTCAGTGTTCGTCAGCGGTCGTCGGTGGTCGTCGGCGCCGGGGTGCCGGTCGCGAGAGGGCCGAGAGGTCAGTCCTCGTCCGGCTCCTCCGACTGCTCCAGCAGCGGGAGGTCCTCGCTGGTGACCAGGCGCGAGAAGACCACATGCTCGACCAGGCGTGCCCGGCGGTTGCTGGCGAGCTTGCCCGGGCCGCCCCGCAGTCCGCGCACCCCGAGCCGGTCGAGCTTGTCGCAGACATTGTCCAGCTTCCGATTGAACTTCGTCAGCTGCCAGCCCAGCCGCTGCGAGGCCTGGGCCGAGGTCGGCACCGAGCTCATCCCCGACCCTTCCCGCACCAGCATCGGCTCGGCGAGCGCGAGGATCAGGAGTTTCTGGCTCGGGGTCAGCTGGACCGACCCCATGGTGGTCTCCCCCACCGGGTCGTCCGGACCCGCGATGCGGGCGAACTCCGGGGAGTCGGCGTGCACCGCGAGGTCATAGGTGGTGGGGCCGGCGGTGAACACCACCTTGGTCACGTCGAAGACCAGAGGGATCCGTGCACCCGGCGCAAGCCACGCCTGCATCGATCCGGAGCCGTCGGTGATCGTGGCGGACAGCCGAGACCCGATGTTGACCAGCCACCACATCGACTCGACCTGGACGATCGTGAGGAATCGCCGGTGGAGGAACGGATTGTCCTCATCGACGATGAGATCGGCCTCCCGGCCTATGGTCAGCTCCTCATCGTCCTCGACGCGCCACCACTCCCCGCAGAACTCGACCGAAATCGTCGACGCCATCCTCAGTCGTCCCCTCTGTTGTCATTCTCGCCGCTCATGGATGCACCGTACCTGTCAGTCCGTGGACAGACATTCCTCCACCGGTGCGCTGGCGAGGCCGCTGGGATTGACCGTCCGCACCTCGATGCACGGATCCGGCAGCTGCGGTGGAATCGGCAGCGTGATCGAGTTGCGTCCATAGGCCTCCCGCCAGACGCCGTACTCGTCGGCGTAGCCCTCCGGCATGTCCTTCCACCGGATCTGGTAGTAGTCATCCTGCGTGACGCTGTCCGGCGGCTCCCAGGCGACCCTCACCATCCCGGGATCCGTCCCCTCACCTTCGGTGATGAGCTGGAGATCGATGCTCGTGGGCTCCCCGGGAGCCTTCGGCTTCTGCGTGGCGACGTTGATCTGCGTGGTCTCGATCGGATCCGGCTCCGGGACCAGGAAGTGACGCACACCGAGGCTCGTGCCGACGCCGAGCACCACGACGAACACCGCAGCCAGGAGGACGAACGGCCAGGCCGGGGTCGACGGCTTCTGGGCACGCTGCCACTCGCCGCCGGCCGGGCCCGGGTCGGGCGGAGCCGTCGAGGGTGAGCCGAGGGCACTGCTGGCCGGGCGCAGCATGGTCGATTCCACCGCGCCGGCACCCACGGCGGCACCATCGACCCCTCCGGGGTGCGGAGCCCGGCCCGGACCGGCGGGCGAGCCCAGCGCGGGAGCGACCCCCGCATAGGGGTCCAGCCGTCGCTTGGTGCCGGGACCGGTGGTGCCCGCGGAGTCCGGATCGACGGTGGCGACCTTCCGGATCCGCGTATGCATGTCGAGCTCGTCGTCCTCAGCGCTGTGCGCGGTCCCGGAGGCCCGGTCATCGAGCACGTCCATCTGCGTCACGGGCAGGGAGAGCGAGAGCTCCACCTGCTGCAGGCTCCGGCCGAACGCCAGCGCGGTGTCGTATCGGCCGATCGGCTCCTTCGCCATGGCGATCGAGAGCAGCCGGTTCAGCTCCGCGGGCACATCGGGCCGCTCCAGCGGGTGCAGCGGTTCGCTCGAGATGCGATGGATGAGGTCGGACGCGGTGTTGCGCTGTCCTCGCCGCTCGAAGGGGGTCTGGCCCGCCAGGAGCGAGTAGACGGTGGCGGCCAGCGAGAACACATCGGAGCGCACGTCGGAGCGGGGCGGGTCGGCGAAGAACTCCGGCGGCGACCAGGGGATCGACATCCCCTGGGAGTCCTCGATGTCATCGCCCTGCCCGGTGGCGATGGAGATGCCGAAGTCGGTCAGCGCGGGCCGGTTGTAGTCCGTGACCAGGATGTTCGCCGGTTTGATGTCGCGGTGGAGGATCCCGGCGCGGTGGGCGGTCTCGACAGCACCTGCGATCTGCACGCCCACTCGCAGCGCCTCGGCGACCGTGATCCTCTCCTTGCGGAAGCGGAGCCCGTAGTTCGGTCGCGGGCAGTACTCCATGACGATGTAGGGGCGGTGGTCGTCGGAGACCTCGGCCTGGTGGATCGTCACGATCGACGGGTGGGTCGACATCTGGGCCATGACATTGGCTTCGGCGTCGAAGAGACGGCGCACCGACTCGTCGAGCACGTTGGACAGCAGCACCTTGATCGCCACGCGCCGCTGCGGGCGGAACTGGCGGTACAGGAACACGTCGGCGAAGCCGCCGGAGCCCAGCAGCTGCTCGTACTCGTAGCCGGGCAGCCGGGGAGGGCGGGACGGGGGTCTCGAGCTCATACCCGCTCCCCGAACTCCAGCAGGATGCCATCGCCGAGGTCCAGGTGGTCCCCGTCGTAGAGGACCACACCCTCACGCGGTCGCAGTCGGACCGGCTCGAACCCCTCTCGGTGCAGCGTGGTGCCGTTGGTGGTCCCGAGGTCGAGCGCCACCACATGCCAGCCCTCCAGTCGCAGCTCGAGGTGCGAGCGGGAGATGTCCTGCTGCGGGCTGGGCACCGTGACCAGCTGGGGCACGTCGTTCCCGCTGACCCGGGAGGCCCGCGGCCGACGGCCGACGATCGCCGTGCGGTCCAGCACGAAACGATCGCCCCCGGAGATCTGCACCACTCCCAGCGGCGGGCGGGTGACGGTTCGTGGCAGCCCCTGCAGGGGTGCGCCGCAGAAGCGGCAGGCCGCCCGCTCGGACGAGTCCGGATGGCCGTTCACGCAGACGAGGCCGGGCAGCGACACCGCGTTGCCGGTGCTGTGGCCGGCTCCGCCGGCCGCCGCGGCCGGGGCCTGCCGGGGTCGTGGTGCCGCGTTCTGCGGTGCGGGTGAGCCCTGCTGCGGTGGCGTCCCCTGCTGCCGCGGCATGTGCTGCGGCGGCACGGCCGCGTGCTGCGGCGGGCGGGGCGGATTCGGGGAGCCGGTCCAGCCGGGCGCCGGAGCGTTCCGGTCGGGAGCCCCACCTGGTGCGTGCTGCCCGGAGCCGCCGCTGTGGCCAGGGGCGGGCTGAGGCCCGCGGAAGCCCAGGTGATGACCTGCGGCACCCGGGTTCACCGGCCCCTGGGGGTAGCGCGATGGCTGGCCCGGGCGGGGCTGGTCACCGATCTGTTGGCCGGCGGCCCCGGTGTTCATGGTGCCGCTGCGGGGCGGATAGGATCCGGCCTGCTCGTACGGTGCCGGCGGCTGCATCGGCATCGGTGGCGGGGTCGGGGCGGGACGGGAACCGGTGTTCGGGGCGGGCGGGCGCTCTGCCATGTGGACCTGCGGGTACGCCGGCTCCGGTGCCGGTCGCGCGGAGGCTCGTCGCGCCGCGGTCTGGGCGATCTCCGGGGCGGTGCGGCCCACGCCGGGCACCCAGTCGATGAATTCGCTCGGTGCGGAGGTCGGGGCCGGCTCCGGCTCCGGCACGGCCGTGGTGTCGGGCTCAGGGTTCGAGCTCATGGGCGAGGGCGAGGTGGCGGTCGCCGTGCCGGCGGCCGCGGTCTCCGGTTCAGCCTGCGTGCTCTCGGAGGCTTCGTCCCCCTCCTCGCCCCGGCGGACCGCTGCGTCCTCGATGCGACGGAACACGGTCTTGCCGAAGAGATCGTCGTACGCGCCGGAGTTCTCCAGGTCGCCCGCTGTCGAGGCCGTTGCAGTGCCGCGAGCGTCCGGGGCGCGACGCCGTGCGGGAGCGGGCTCACGCTCTGGTCCGTCCGGGTCATCGATCGGCTCGATCCTCGTCACCGGCGAGCTCAGTTCGTCCCCCGCCGTCATGTGTGGGACGTTGTCGTCCCGCAGTGGCTCCGGGGTCGGGTTCGAGGACGGGGGCGCCGGCAGCGGTGCAGTCCGGGGCGACGCCGCGGCCGTTGCCGGAGCGACCTCAGGCGAGGGAGAGGCGGCAGGGGGCTCGGCCGGGCTGGCTGTCGCCGGGTCGGGATGCGCTGTGGCAGCCTCCGCGGCGGAACTCGCTCCCGTGGGCCTGCTGCGGTCCTTGCGGTCGAAGAGCGAGGAGCTCACGAGGCGGCGTTTGCGGACCGTCGGCGACTGGCCGGCCTCGGTGGCGCCCGGCGCGACGGCAGCGGCAGAGGCCTCCGTCAGCGCGGCGCCGGGGCTCGGGGTCGTCGCCGGCGCAGGTGCCGGTGAGGCGGGAGTCGCCGGTGGTGCCGGCTGCGGGGACGGCGCGGGCGCTGCCCCCGGGGTCGTCGCGGGCTGCGCGGCGGCGGGCGCGGCGGTGGCGGGCGGCGCCGTCACCGCGGTCTCCGGCGGTGCCGGGGCCTCAACTCTCGATGGCGGGGCACCGCCGCCGAAGAGGCCGTCGAACATGTTGGGCGCCGAGGCCTCGGACACAGGGGCTGCGTCGGTGGCGGAGGGTGCGCTCGATCCGGTGCCGCCACGGGAGACTGCCGGGGACGCGCCACCCGGTGTCGTCGTGCCGGCGGCGGGCCTGGAGACCTCCGGTGCTCTGACGGGCTTCGGGGCGGGGCGCTCGGCGCGGCGCTTCTTCACCTCGGGATCTTCGATCGAGCGCCCGTCCTGCTCCACCTGTTCGGCGAGAGCGGCGCGCTCGCCCTCCTCCAGATCCGCGGGATCCATCGTCACGTGCACGAATCCGCGGATCGGGACGATCCCGGCCTCCAGTCGCGGCGCTCCGAGCCCGTCCTCGAGCGGAAGGTCTCCGAAGGCCGTCCGGCGGACGCCGTCGAGGGTGCGCACCACGAACGGATCGTCCTCGGTGCCCGCGATCTGCTGAGCCCCTTCAGCGGTGTACACCGCGATCGGGGTCGTCCCCTTCACCCCGAAGACGCCGTGGTCGCCGTCGTGGAATCCGAACAGGAGCGCCGTCAGCTTGTCGGCGCTCTCGAGCTCGCCCGCCTCCACCAGTCTGTCAAGGAACTCCTCCGGGGCGGGCTTCTCCCCCAGCACGGTCCAGGCCGCTTCGATCACCTGCTTGCGCAGGCCCGGGACGAGCACCACCCAGGCGTTCTCCCGCAGCACCAGTGTGGCCGGGCCCTGCTTGGTCCAGGTCCCCGCACCGAGCAGGGGCGTGCCCTCGCCCTCCGTCTCCTCGCTCATCGTCCGGTGCCGCCCTCGGTGACAGCGCGCGGGAGCGTGTCCTCATCGACCTCGAGTTCGACGCTGTCGGGGGAAACCGTCTCATTGCCCGCGGTGTCCTCCGAGGCCAGGGACTGGCCCACCACCTCGACGGCTTCGACCACGACGACGCTGACATTGTCGTGCCCGCCGGCGTCGAGCGCACGGCTGACCAGGTCGCCGCATACGGTGCGCACATCCGCGGGACTGCGCAGCATCCGTTCGATGCCGGTGTCATCCACCTCCCCGGTCAGTCCGTCGGAGCAGATGAGCATCCGGTCACCCGTCTCGGCGGGGATCAGCCAGTAGTCGGGATCGGATTCGGGCCCGGCACCCAGGGCGCGGGTGACCATGTGCCGATACGGATGCACCTTCGCCTGCTCAGCGGAGATCTCTCCGCGGTCCATCAGCTCCTGGACCACCGAGTGGTCGACGCTGACCTGTTCGAAGATCTCCCCGGAGAGGCGGTAGACGCGAGAATCGCCGAGGTTGAGCACCACCCAGTAGCCGACCCCGTCCAGGACCATCGTGGCGGCTGCCGCGACCGTGGTCCCGGCGCCGAGCGTCGATTCGCCGCTGAGCTCCCCGATGCGCACCGCAGCGGAGAGGAGGGCTTCCCCCAGCTGCTCGACGGTGACGTTCTCCTGCAGCGTGAGCTTCTCGAACTCCTCGACGACGATGGCGCTGGCCACTTCTCCGGCATTGTGGCCGCCCATCCCGTCGGCGACCAGGAAGATCGGCGGGGCATCGAGGATGCTGTCCTCGTTGGTGGCCCGCACGTGGCCGACATGGGTGGCAGCGGCGGAGACGACCCGGATCGTGCCGTGCAGATCCGGGTCCGACAGTGAGCGGTCGATCACTGCATCCTCTCCACGCTGACTGTCCGATCTCCCAGCGTCACCAGCGCCCCCGTGGGCAGAACCGTCGGGGAGTTCGGCACCAGGTTCTCCCGGGAACCGTCCTCGCGCAGGATGCTCGAACCGTTGGTCGACCCGAGATCGGTCACGATCACGTCGTCCCCGGCACCGTCGAGGTGCAGGTGCGTCTTGGAGACCGAGCGGGTGTCGTCCTTCATCACGAACAGCACCTCGTCACCCGGTGCCGCCGGGTTGCGCCCGATGACGACCGCCTTCTCGACGATCCGCCCATCGCCATGATCGGTGGTCAGGCGAAGCTTCTTGATCTCCGGCAGCTGGACTGCGGAGATGCGGGTCTGCTCGAGGTCCCCCAGCGGATCATCCGCCGCGGTGAGCCGGGTCTGCTCGTCCACACCATGTTCGGCGGCATCCCAGGCGTCAACGGTGAGATCGTTCGGCGGGTTCTCGGTTCCCTGGCCGTACGAGGCGGGAGCGGCCTGCATCGACTCCGCCGGGGACGGTGGCGGGGCCCACCCCTGACCGGCACTGCTCTGCGGAACCTCCGGGGCGGACTGCGGCTGGCCCCAGGGCTGCTGCCGGGGTGCGGCGGGCGGGGCATCATCCACCGGGGACCCCCACGACGCAGCTGTGGCGTCGGCGCCGGGCTGGCCCCAGGACTGCTGCTGCGGCGCAAGATCGTACTGACCATCCCATGCGGGCTGCTGCGTCGCCTCGGGAGCGGGCTGCGGCTGGCCCCAGGCCTGCTGCGACGGGATCGGGTCGACCGGCGGCGGCGCCCAGCCGTTCCCCGCGCCCTGCTGCGACGCGGCAGGATCCTGCATGGGTGACGACGACCAGGGCGCGCCGGTTCCCGGGGCGTCGGTGGCCGAGGCGGCGGAACCGCTCGATGCGAACGGAGCCGGCGGAGCGTACGGACTCGGTGCCCCCTGCTGCGGGGGGTTCCCCCAGCCGGTATCGCCGGCAGGCTGCGAGGGCTCTGGGTGCGAGGAGTCCTTCCAGGCTGCGCCGGGCTCAGCGAGCAGGTTCTCATGCGTGGACACCGCCACGGACGGCGCTCCGAGGTAGTGCTCCGCGCCCGCCCGCTCGAAATCGTCGGGGCGAGGCTTCATCGGGTTGCGTCCGGCCTTGATGTCCACCACCACGGAATCCACGGCCCGGTCGTGGAAACCGCGCAGGTGCTTCTTCGGGTCCAGGAAGATCGACAGCGCCATGATCGCGGAGATGAGCCCGTACAGCACCCAGCGGCCCGCTGATCGCAGGAATCCGAGGGGGCCGCCCTCGCTCTCGCGGGTGACGCGCAGGCCGAGGATCAGCTTGCCCAGCGTGAAGCCCTTGGCGCCGACCAGCCAGACCATCAGCAGGGTGTACGCCAGCGGCAGCGCGACGCCCACTCCCACCAGGATCAACGGCAGGGCACCGGCCGTCCCCGAGCTGATCATCAGGATCACGCCCACGACCAACGGC
Encoded proteins:
- a CDS encoding serine/threonine-protein kinase, with product MSSRPPSRPPRLPGYEYEQLLGSGGFADVFLYRQFRPQRRVAIKVLLSNVLDESVRRLFDAEANVMAQMSTHPSIVTIHQAEVSDDHRPYIVMEYCPRPNYGLRFRKERITVAEALRVGVQIAGAVETAHRAGILHRDIKPANILVTDYNRPALTDFGISIATGQGDDIEDSQGMSIPWSPPEFFADPPRSDVRSDVFSLAATVYSLLAGQTPFERRGQRNTASDLIHRISSEPLHPLERPDVPAELNRLLSIAMAKEPIGRYDTALAFGRSLQQVELSLSLPVTQMDVLDDRASGTAHSAEDDELDMHTRIRKVATVDPDSAGTTGPGTKRRLDPYAGVAPALGSPAGPGRAPHPGGVDGAAVGAGAVESTMLRPASSALGSPSTAPPDPGPAGGEWQRAQKPSTPAWPFVLLAAVFVVVLGVGTSLGVRHFLVPEPDPIETTQINVATQKPKAPGEPTSIDLQLITEGEGTDPGMVRVAWEPPDSVTQDDYYQIRWKDMPEGYADEYGVWREAYGRNSITLPIPPQLPDPCIEVRTVNPSGLASAPVEECLSTD
- a CDS encoding FHA domain-containing protein — encoded protein: MSEETEGEGTPLLGAGTWTKQGPATLVLRENAWVVLVPGLRKQVIEAAWTVLGEKPAPEEFLDRLVEAGELESADKLTALLFGFHDGDHGVFGVKGTTPIAVYTAEGAQQIAGTEDDPFVVRTLDGVRRTAFGDLPLEDGLGAPRLEAGIVPIRGFVHVTMDPADLEEGERAALAEQVEQDGRSIEDPEVKKRRAERPAPKPVRAPEVSRPAAGTTTPGGASPAVSRGGTGSSAPSATDAAPVSEASAPNMFDGLFGGGAPPSRVEAPAPPETAVTAPPATAAPAAAQPATTPGAAPAPSPQPAPPATPASPAPAPATTPSPGAALTEASAAAVAPGATEAGQSPTVRKRRLVSSSLFDRKDRSRPTGASSAAEAATAHPDPATASPAEPPAASPSPEVAPATAAASPRTAPLPAPPSSNPTPEPLRDDNVPHMTAGDELSSPVTRIEPIDDPDGPEREPAPARRRAPDARGTATASTAGDLENSGAYDDLFGKTVFRRIEDAAVRRGEEGDEASESTQAEPETAAAGTATATSPSPMSSNPEPDTTAVPEPEPAPTSAPSEFIDWVPGVGRTAPEIAQTAARRASARPAPEPAYPQVHMAERPPAPNTGSRPAPTPPPMPMQPPAPYEQAGSYPPRSGTMNTGAAGQQIGDQPRPGQPSRYPQGPVNPGAAGHHLGFRGPQPAPGHSGGSGQHAPGGAPDRNAPAPGWTGSPNPPRPPQHAAVPPQHMPRQQGTPPQQGSPAPQNAAPRPRQAPAAAAGGAGHSTGNAVSLPGLVCVNGHPDSSERAACRFCGAPLQGLPRTVTRPPLGVVQISGGDRFVLDRTAIVGRRPRASRVSGNDVPQLVTVPSPQQDISRSHLELRLEGWHVVALDLGTTNGTTLHREGFEPVRLRPREGVVLYDGDHLDLGDGILLEFGERV
- a CDS encoding PP2C family protein-serine/threonine phosphatase, translated to MIDRSLSDPDLHGTIRVVSAAATHVGHVRATNEDSILDAPPIFLVADGMGGHNAGEVASAIVVEEFEKLTLQENVTVEQLGEALLSAAVRIGELSGESTLGAGTTVAAAATMVLDGVGYWVVLNLGDSRVYRLSGEIFEQVSVDHSVVQELMDRGEISAEQAKVHPYRHMVTRALGAGPESDPDYWLIPAETGDRMLICSDGLTGEVDDTGIERMLRSPADVRTVCGDLVSRALDAGGHDNVSVVVVEAVEVVGQSLASEDTAGNETVSPDSVELEVDEDTLPRAVTEGGTGR
- a CDS encoding RDD family protein; the encoded protein is MSQTRYCSTCGSLLSEGAVICGECGARYQASPYERRATDAPGAWSQAPMPRSRDLGREEESTAEGEGVELITHDSLEAQKPGATTLRSREQYDQMMVTQPPMQQNVPGPAQGAPSGPGSPAGGPAAPSMGHEMEAPLDGCFPASPLKRLLAALIDAVIGALTVAPLVVGVILMISSGTAGALPLILVGVGVALPLAYTLLMVWLVGAKGFTLGKLILGLRVTRESEGGPLGFLRSAGRWVLYGLISAIMALSIFLDPKKHLRGFHDRAVDSVVVDIKAGRNPMKPRPDDFERAGAEHYLGAPSVAVSTHENLLAEPGAAWKDSSHPEPSQPAGDTGWGNPPQQGAPSPYAPPAPFASSGSAASATDAPGTGAPWSSSPMQDPAASQQGAGNGWAPPPVDPIPSQQAWGQPQPAPEATQQPAWDGQYDLAPQQQSWGQPGADATAASWGSPVDDAPPAAPRQQPWGQPQSAPEVPQSSAGQGWAPPPSPAESMQAAPASYGQGTENPPNDLTVDAWDAAEHGVDEQTRLTAADDPLGDLEQTRISAVQLPEIKKLRLTTDHGDGRIVEKAVVIGRNPAAPGDEVLFVMKDDTRSVSKTHLHLDGAGDDVIVTDLGSTNGSSILREDGSRENLVPNSPTVLPTGALVTLGDRTVSVERMQ